CTCGGTAGAAGTAAAATATGGAATGGTAATATTTCCAAGAATAATACCCCCCATAATAAAGGAAGTAGAAACTCATAGAGAGTTTGCTCTTGGTTTAGGTATAACAAAGGAAAAATATGGTATTGATGAAATAACTAATCACTGCATAATTGTCATGGGTGATCACGTTGGAACGCACATAGATTCATTGTGGCATGGAAATCCAAATTCGGATATAACTGCCGATAAAATACCTTTAGAATACTGTTATGGTAATGGAGTGATTCTCAACTTTTCATGGAAAAAACCAGGTGAGTACATAACAGCTGAGGATATAAAAGCTGAGCTGGAAAGAATAGAGTATAAGCTTAAGCCTAAAGATATAGTTTTAATAAGGACAGACTGTGCAACTAGGTATTGGGGGAAGCCAGAATATTTAAGATTACATCCAGGACTTGATGCCGAAGCAGCGCTATATATGTGGAAACAAGGCGTTAGAGTTTT
Above is a window of Candidatus Methanomethylicota archaeon DNA encoding:
- a CDS encoding cyclase family protein gives rise to the protein MVKIIDLSVEVKYGMVIFPRIIPPIIKEVETHREFALGLGITKEKYGIDEITNHCIIVMGDHVGTHIDSLWHGNPNSDITADKIPLEYCYGNGVILNFSWKKPGEYITAEDIKAELERIEYKLKPKDIVLIRTDCATRYWGKPEYLRLHPGLDAEAALYMWKQGVRVFGVDAPTVEVPVEVMLKTGRLWPVHRLMREIDLYHIENLINLDKIPKPHGFKVAVFPIKLVGASAAPIRAVAIIEDES